Part of the Nicotiana sylvestris chromosome 2, ASM39365v2, whole genome shotgun sequence genome, ACAAGGATACTAATACTAGTAATCTCTTAGAGAAATACAAAAGACATACTACATTAGAACTGAAAGTGAATTAACATTTtcgaagaaattaaaagaaaattaccaATATTTAGGACGAGGTAGTTATTTAAACCACAAGACGAGAAATTGCTAACAACGGAAAGTTGGAGCTAAAAACAGAAACAACATAAAATTGAGGGATCAAAAGTGGAAAATTATCTCCGGACTAAACACAGTAGTAGAGCtatggggcatttgcatctatacccgctttttgggtaatattttaacttgtgcccgctttgcaaaaaaaattgcaaacgtaccccattttttcgcgtaacttcagcatacagggctgaagtagtgaaggcaatcacgcaaaacttcagcattttagtagacgggcctgaagtagcaaatgtgctgaaccaagtgtgttgaagtttttgtttgtaattgttgaacttaagcatcgtagctgaagttttgttctctattttgctgaagtttttgtttgtaattgctgaacttaagcatagtagttgaagttttgttctctatttgcttaAGTTTTTGTtcgtaattgcactaaataagctgaagtttttttgtcctggattcattagttttgtcattaagctttttcaaaaacttcggcaaaagatgctgaagttatttagttcatttataaaaacttcagcactaaataagctgaagtttttttgtcttggataagctttttcaaaaacttcagcagaagatgctgaagttatttagttcatttgtaaaaacttcagcactaaataagctaaagttttttgtcatggattcattagttttgtcgtaaagttttttaaaaaactttagcagaagatgctgaaattatttagttcatttgtaaaaacttcagcactatataagctgaagtttttgaaaaagctttctaacatactagataaataatcaccttATTCTTTCGTAGTGTATTACTACTATAAAATAATCAGATTGTCAACAGTatataaatcataaattttgaaacaataaacgtgaaaagaacagaattacgtggaaatattcacaaattattgtctactaacttacgtaattatttataatttatttttaaataatctgagaAACATACTTATGACAATCATCCCATGAATTGAAGTTTTATAGCAGCACCAACATCAGCTaagaaagaggaagaaagaaaACGAAAGAGGAGAAGAGGAGGAGAAAGGATGCCGAAGTTatttaaaaaatgggtacaaattaaaaaaaaataaagaaatgggTATAGGTACACCGCCCCTATAGTTTTTTCCCCCTAAAACTGTAAAGGGAAAAAATCCGACGCACTGATTAGTTCTCGTAGTGTCTCCAATGGACGAAATAGCCCCCTATTATCACTACCCATAttatcaagctccaccaccagCAGCCCCTCCTCCGCCACCCGGCACCACATTTCACGCGCCGCCGCCGCCGGTGGTGGTCCAGCCACTTCCTCTTCCTCAATATCACCACCTTCACCAGCCACCCATCCCTGCATATGCACCCTCTCCTATTTATCCTCAGCATTCGTACGACGATGTTCGAACTCTCTTCATTGCTGGACTCCCTGAAGATGTCAAGCCTCGTGAAATTTACAACCTTTTTCGTGAATTCCCAGGATATGAATCTTCCCATCTCCGTAGCCAAATTTCTAGTAATTCACAGGTATTATGTTACATTTACTGCTTATTGGGATCTATGGTTTTAACTTCTTTCAGTTAGTTTCAGTATCAGCTTTGCTCTTCTCGTATTATGTGAGTCTGACATATCTGTTTCGCTAAGGATGTCTGACACATTGTTTGTGTTCCTGTCAGCCATTTGCTTTTGCAGTCTTTACAGATCAGAATTCAGCACTTACGGCAATGTATGAACTGAATGTAAGGCCAATTTCTTATACTAACTTTTAATTCTGTGAGTTATTGAACAAATGATTTACTTCCTTCCTAGTTCAATGTCCATGTTCTGGATTATCGGGTATCCGTGTATGGCCActagtgttttttttttctttttcttttctctaatgTAAGTAAACTATCCATACTTTGGAGTACTAGACATTAGGTGATTTCTCAAGTTCAAATTTTAGTGGAGGCAAAAAattaggtgatttcttcccataTTGCCCAATTCTTGGTGAGCAGAGTTACCTGGTATCTATGTTGGTGAGAGGTAGAAGGTACCTTGTGCGACTAGTCGAGGTGTGCAAGCTGGCTCGAACACCACCTTAACGAATAAAAAAGAAGATATTACATTTGGACATCATACCAAAGAAGGGTGAGGATTCTAATCAGGAGTGCTTATTACTTTATACAAAAGATGAACACATGTTTTGCTTCTTAGAAGGAGGCTTAGCAATAATGGGATCCTTGGCTGAGGAAAATCCAAACTGAGAATGCAAGAAAAATGTTGAAGATGGAACCTTTGCCTCTGATCTCAAAAATTGAATGAAGTTTAGTCTGAGAGGGGTCACATCTaatgtcatcttatttttcactCAACCTGTATGTTCTATGTTTTGAGAACTAGTTCTCTTCTGTTAGACGTGTAACTTGAACTTGCCTGAAACATGGAGAACAACTGAAAAGAATGAGAGTAGTGCATAGTTCTGTTACCTTTTATAGATCATTTTGCATTAGACATAAAATAAATAGGCACAAATCTCTTCCTTCATTCACATCCGATTGAGTATTTGGTCATGAATAAACAAAATAGATAATGATGTTAGGAAGGCATTCTCAAAAAAGGAGTATAACATGCTTTGCTTCTAAATGTGTGTCCAGGGAATGGTTTTTGACTTTGAGAAGGACTCCAAATTGTACATTGAGCTTGCTAAATCAAATTCAAGGTCTAAGAGGTTACGGACAGGTCTGTTAGGAATAGATTTCTTTCGGTTGTTAAAACTGGAATTACTTTTCCTCAAGCCACAGATTTGTTTTGATTAAACCGCAGATGATGGGAGGCCTGTATCAGAGAAGAGGATTAAAGGTTCTGCTGCTATTTCCAGAGACGGTGGTTCTGGTATAGATCTGCCTCTATAACATATTACAGTCTCTTCCTTTGGATTAGTAGGATACATGCATATGAAATTGAGAGTCCGTTGGCCATCATGTCATTTATATATGAACCAATTTGCTTGTGCGATGCTTTTTAGCCTGTCACATTTAACTCATTTGATGTCATTTAAGGATTAACTGCTCGTCAGTCACTGCAAAGCACTTTATCTAAATGCTCACTTCGCACATGTTTTGCACGCTTGGGCACTAGCAGGTGTTGGCAGCGTTCACATGCCTGGAATGGGTAACTCTGCTTACAACACGATTGGTTATCCACCTACACAAAGGTCATCTGCACTACTTAAGCACATTTTTGTTACTCCAAGTGATTCCTTCTGACTGGAATGCTCCAAGTACTTGTACTTCTAGCTGAAAGTCGAGCACCAAATAGAAATAGTTTCTCTATTCCATGTTCCCTGACATAGGGTATTGGATCTTAGTATTGTATTGATCTTGTggattatttctattttaaattatatttttctttttgtttggtgATTCAGTCAGGGAAAGTTTGGTGGTAGAGGGGTGAATCAAGCTGCTTCTAAAACGGTAAGGTGTATGATACATGGACAATCATTTTGTTCTTCTGAATGGCGATGGTAATTTGGTTGGTTGTTCTGTTACAAGTTTGATCTATAATTTCAGCTTTTATTTGGAAAGTTTTTTGCCAATTTTTAGTCGTATTCCTTTGAATTCTAAATTTTTTTACGGGTCTGTTTAGTCACTCATCAAGCATGTACTTCAAGTTCTTGTTGAATCTTGTAATAGATAAAATAATCAACATGTGTAAACTGGGGGTGTTGTACCATTAGTTAATGTATGAGCCTGTAATGTCTAGGTTTTACGCATGCTTTCAAATAATTTTCCATGTCATAAGGTGCATCATAACATTAAGATCAAATCACTTTCTACAACTCTCCATATTTTCTGTTGCAAGTGCAAAATATTGCAGCTTTGTAGATTATATGTTTTCCAACTCTGTTAGATTTATTTTGTGGAATTGCTCTGGTGAATGCAAAGCATGGTCAATTTGCTTAAGGGAGCTAACATTTGGAAGTGCATCAAAGGTCTAAATCATTTTAAATAATATTCTCCTTTTTGGAGCCATATGAGCAAAAACAATGAGTGCAAATCCTCTATGAGATTGCTTCTTGGCCGACAACTAGGATATTTGAAGTTAAGTTTATTTCTTTTTTGAAGACTCAAATTGGTGCTTCAAATGTACACTCATGTCACATACAAGGACCATACTCTTAAACAGATCTTGTGCTACTTCTGTAAACTAGTGGCGGTGCTGCCATTCTTAGTCTTGGATTCTCGCTTTATTCCCAGTCCAAAGCTCCTTTTTTGTTAATGTGATGATCTTCATGACCTTAAGTTCCACAGGTGGCTGATCCATGTCCAACAATCTTCGTTGCTAATCTGGGCCAAAGTTGTAATGAGCAAGAGCTGATTCAAGTATTTTCAAGGTTTTGACAAGTTTCCCTTTTAGTTCTAACCTCTGAAGTATTTGGTATACTGGATGGTTACTGTGCTTTCTTTGACATTGTTAGATGTCGGGGGTTTTTAAAGTTGAAGATGCAGGGCACATATGGAGCTCCTGTTGCTTTTGTCGACTTTCAGGTAAGGTTATTACTCATCTTTGCAGTGGCAGTTGCTCAACCTATTCCCACACTTCTTCTGCGTGTCCTTTATCTTTTTCTAAGTGCATCTTTGTCCCTTTACCAACaactttttctttcttccctgtAGATTCATTGCCCCCTATTTAATTTAGCTAAATCCTTAGCCAGTTAATAAGGACATACTGCATGTTTTATCATGTTGCCTCAGCAATCTTAATAAGGAAGTTCAGATGCATCTCCTAATTAAATTCTTCAAGAATTTAACCGTTGTAAGCACATTATTTAACTGTTGCATTTTCATTCAAGTAATCGTTTAACTGCAGAACATCCAAGATTCACCGTTCTTTTATATTGATAAACTTGTCGACTAAAATTTAGTGCTTCCAACTGGTAATTCAGTTTTCCTGTGGTTAACGCACTGGCATGATAATGTGCACTTTGACCTTGTTACTTAAGGCTGGGGTTACGCTAAACAGAGTACCGTTTCGCCTGTTTTCATCTCCTCTATTTTGCTGTTTTGCCATCTTAGGTTCACCTCTTTGATTATTCTGGtaattcttttcttattttctctattttttatttttatggggCTAGACTGGCTTTATGCGTGAGTTAAGAAATATACTGCTGCAAGCTCGGTAACTTGGGAGTAGAATGTCAACTTTTATCTACATATTCACATGTAGTACATATATGGGCACCTTTCTTTATGAAATAGCAACGTCGGAAAAGAACTACCACACATCAGCACAACGATGGAAGAGAACTGTTGTCAAAGAGCTTCATTGGGTGTGGGATGTCATCTTAAGACCTCTTGTTGTTCTTAGCGAAATGTATTTATCAGTGCCCCACTTGGCTCTAGGATCAGGAATCTTAATGTCTTAAGACTGATGCTTAAATCCAAGCAACTGGCTCGTTTGTTGCTCATGCTCCTGAAGTTAAGATTTGGCGTTTCTAGGTTTATAGGAAGGCCGAACAAAGAGTTTAATTGCAAGGGGTCAGCCATCCATTCTGACACCCTTATGATAATTACAGCGCCGTATGAGATACCGTTGTGTGGCATCTTTGCTTTTGGGCTTCCCCTCTTATAACTGCCACCACTATTCTCATTTCTCTTGTCTCTCGTTTCTAAAAGTTAACATGAGCTAACACTCTTGCAGTGTAAGGACCCTCAACTCTCGATGGGACACCAACTGCACGAATCACTTTAGCAAACCCATATTTACTAGATGGATAGCAGTTATTCTTTCAATCAACAAAATGTAATATTGGGGAGAAGGAAAAAAACGCCCTCACTAAAGAGGCATTGCTCATTGTTTCAGATATAAATTAGGTAACCACCTAGTTGGTACTATCCCATATTTTGGGATAGGTGTTCCATTATTGATGTGACTGGGAAGCATCTTAAATAAAGCAACATGGTATACTATAATTGTTCTCATGCATCCTCAAACTCTTTACTGCTTTCTCTAGCTTATTCTCTACAGCATGTATTGCCTTATAAAGTCATTATTTAGCAGTGCCTCCAACATGTTTTGCAGCTTTAAtcccttaattttgattttaCTTTGTTTTAAAGAACCTTAATTTGGCTTTTTTTGGAATCTTCACCCTAAGGCCTGAGCTCTGCTTTTCGAAAGAAGCCTTCCTGTGTTCCCCTAGATATTCAtacattttttttttgagaatggtAAATAATCTTTAACTGTGGCACAAAGTTGTGCGAGCTGTACAAGTGTTATCATACATCTATACGTGTTTTTCTGAATTGAGGAATTGATAATGATTTCTTACAATATGTTGAAGTCATAACCAGTTGGAAAGAGAGTTACTTTTTAAATGCATATTGCAGTCATTGAGATATATTTTTAGCTATACATGGATATCCCATTGTGTTATCTTTACCTTCTAAGCTTTCTCATAATGTCAACTATGGCATCTATTCAAAATCTCACTTCATACTGATGATGTATATTTCCCTAAACCAATCTTCCGAGCCAACCCATCACAACACCCCACACAACCCCTCCCCTGTCCCAATAAAAGGGGTTGGTGGGGAAGCTTCCACTGGGGGTACTGATATTGGAACTTGGAAACGTTAACTATTACCTTTATCTTGTTTCTCTTCCGTTAGTGTGCTACCACATTAAGGTCAATAATTTGTTGCATATCGTAGCGGGAAACGAGGATGCTAATATAGATGTGTTAGGGGTGCTTATCGGGCGGATAATTACGCTTAACGGTTCGGTTTAACGGTTATCGGATTATAAATATAGTAATCCGCTAGCCATCCAATAAGACAATGGGCGGATTAGTATCGAATTAATAATTATCGGGCGGCTTATCGGCTAAACCAAATAGAAATTTTTTGAACAATCATTCAATCAATACCAAACAGtttcaaatcaataccaaaatttaATACCATCTAAGATCTAACCAAACGATATTTTTTAATTGAAGAGTGTTCAAGACTACTCATTTTGTCATATACGTATTAACCAAAATTTTAATACCATCAAGACTACTCATACAGACATACACTTATTAATCATTGAGATTTTGATTTTTCGACTTCTCAGTTCTCAGTTCAAGAGAGAGACGAGACTGACGACTTCTCTGCCTCTGGTGGCTGCAGACAATTGAGAATTAGAaaatagaaattaggaatttagcCATTCAGGGTTTCAATAGTACTTTATATACATATGAGTAAaagtgtaaatataaaaattcttaacGGGTTAGCGGTTTACCTGATAAGAAAATTGAGTAATCCGCCCCCAAACCGTTAAGCCGTTAATTATAAAATCTCAATCCGTTCACCATCCATTACCCCGATAATCCGATACCAATAAGCCAATAAGCCATCGGTTCGGTTAACGGTTCCGGTTCGGTTTTGAACAACCCTATGTGTGGGCATACTAAGAGAAATAGGATTAAGAATGAAGACATTCGGGACAAGGTCGGAGTGGCTTCCGTGGTGGACAAGTTGCGGGAAGTATGACTAAGATGGTTCGAGCATGTAAAGAGGAGATGTTCCGATGCCTCGGTAAGACAGTGCGAGAGGTTTGCCTTGGTGGGTTTGAGGAGAGGGAAAGGTAGGtcaaagaagtattggggagagttAATAAGGCAGGACATGACACATCTGCAACTTATCGAGACATGTCTCTAGATAGGAAGGTGTGAAGGTCGAGAACTAGGGTAGAAGACTAGTAGGTAGTCACGAGTTTATCATTGTCTTCCATGTATGTATAGCACTCTCGTACTCTTTATACTTAGATTTGTATTACTACCTGTTGTTTTGTTGCTTCAATTTTCTTGTTATCTTATTGTTGGTACTGCTTCGTGTTTCTGTTTCCTTTTCGTGGTTTATCCAttattgtatttcttttcaacTATGTTGTGACTTTGCTTTTCCTGAACCGAAGGTCTATCGAAAACAATCTCTCTACCTTAATAAGGAGGGGTATGggtgcgtacatactaccctccccagacctcacttgtgagattatactgggtctGATGTTATTGTAATATGCTGCATATCAAGTT contains:
- the LOC104234778 gene encoding uncharacterized protein isoform X1, which gives rise to MDEIAPYYHYPYYQAPPPAAPPPPPGTTFHAPPPPVVVQPLPLPQYHHLHQPPIPAYAPSPIYPQHSYDDVRTLFIAGLPEDVKPREIYNLFREFPGYESSHLRSQISSNSQPFAFAVFTDQNSALTAMYELNGMVFDFEKDSKLYIELAKSNSRSKRLRTDDGRPVSEKRIKGSAAISRDGGSAGVGSVHMPGMGNSAYNTIGYPPTQSQGKFGGRGVNQAASKTVADPCPTIFVANLGQSCNEQELIQVFSRCRGFLKLKMQGTYGAPVAFVDFQDTACSTEALGRLQGTVLYSSTSGEGMRLEYAKSRMGMRSKKSR
- the LOC104234778 gene encoding uncharacterized protein isoform X2, producing the protein MDEIAPYYHYPYYQAPPPAAPPPPPGTTFHAPPPPVVVQPLPLPQYHHLHQPPIPAYAPSPIYPQHSYDDVRTLFIAGLPEDVKPREIYNLFREFPGYESSHLRSQISSNSQPFAFAVFTDQNSALTAMYELNGMVFDFEKDSKLYIELAKSNSRSKRLRTDDGRPVSEKRIKGSAAISRDGGSGVGSVHMPGMGNSAYNTIGYPPTQSQGKFGGRGVNQAASKTVADPCPTIFVANLGQSCNEQELIQVFSRCRGFLKLKMQGTYGAPVAFVDFQDTACSTEALGRLQGTVLYSSTSGEGMRLEYAKSRMGMRSKKSR